Genomic DNA from Deinococcus humi:
GGAGGTCGGTCTCCAGGCCGCCGTCGGTCAGGACACGGCGCGTGAGCTGTGGGAGCGGTCCTTTCAACTTGTCCTCCATCCTGTCAGACGGGTCCTGGGCAGCGAGGTGCAGCGAGAGATCCAGCTTAACAGAGGGCTGTGGCCCTGTCATCAGCATCGCCTGGGCCCTGAACCTTGCAAAGCGGGCCGCACCCGAATGGAATTTGAAAAGTTCCCAGGCAGCGCGCTGCTGCCGAGTTCACGGGTGATGCGGCCAGGGAGCCGGGGCGGTCACCGAGCAGATGATGGGGTGGAGCCTCTCCAGAGCCAGGCCGTCAGGGGAGGCGCTTGCCTGTCACCTTCGGCCTTGACTCCTGAAGAACCGCTGCCAGACCAACGGGGCCGGGATGTCGTCAGGAAAGCCTCGCTCGTCCTGTCCGGGGCGCTCCGATTGCCGCCGGGTCTGTCATCCGCCACGTCAGCCCAGTGAGTCTGCGCGCAGTGATCTCGGCTGCTTCCCATCAATGTCGCTGAAGCCATATTCGAGGGCGAGTTCAGCGGCCACAACGACCTGGCCCGTCCTGGTAAATACGTTGGCGTCGCTTGCAAGGGCAGCGACCGCCCGGCCGATGAACTGGGGCGACTCGGAGTTTGACAGGTCGAACGCACCCTCGGGGGCAAGCATGATGCCCTCCGTTCGCACCAGACCCGGGTACAGGCTGACGCTCGTGACCCCGTGCGGACGCAGGTGATTGGCCATGGCGAGGGCCATACGGTCGGTGGCATTCTTCGCCAGAAAATACGGAATGCTTTCCGTGTCCTTGTGGCCCTCCGCCGCAAAGAATGAGATGCTCACGACAAGGCCGCGCGCGCCAATGAGAAGCGGGGCGGCGAGCTGACTGGTGACGTAATGGGCCCGGACGCCCGCGGCAAACATGTCATCCCAGATGGACGTCGGCTGTTCCCAGAACGGTGCGTCCCATTTCTCACCGCGCTCGTCCCAGATGTGCAGTCCCTCGTAGCCACCCCAGACGTTGTTCACCAGGACATCAAGCTGTCCGCGCTCCTCCCGGATTCGCTCGATCACGGTCCGAGTCTGGGCGTCGTCAGTGTGGTCGCACTGCACGGCAATACCTTCGCCACCCAGCTCGGTCACCTGCTGCGCGGTGTCCTCCAGGCTGCCCGCCAGGAAGGGCATGTGCCTGGAGCGGCCCGACAG
This window encodes:
- a CDS encoding SDR family NAD(P)-dependent oxidoreductase — protein: MTSLLRGKVALVTGASRGIGRGIALGLGEAGATVYVTGRTLSGRSRHMPFLAGSLEDTAQQVTELGGEGIAVQCDHTDDAQTRTVIERIREERGQLDVLVNNVWGGYEGLHIWDERGEKWDAPFWEQPTSIWDDMFAAGVRAHYVTSQLAAPLLIGARGLVVSISFFAAEGHKDTESIPYFLAKNATDRMALAMANHLRPHGVTSVSLYPGLVRTEGIMLAPEGAFDLSNSESPQFIGRAVAALASDANVFTRTGQVVVAAELALEYGFSDIDGKQPRSLRADSLG